The Montipora foliosa isolate CH-2021 chromosome 14, ASM3666993v2, whole genome shotgun sequence genome window below encodes:
- the LOC137985306 gene encoding endoplasmic reticulum resident protein 44-like produces MWNLVQMWLFCLLVAFFQFHFSLSGHVVQLNGQNFDQTLAENKVVFVNFYADWCRFSQMLAPVFEQASDIVKEEYPSGVVMGRVDCEAEQEIAQRFHITKYPTLKMWRNAQVTRREYRGQRSVDAFSNYIREQMRIKVQEFHTLSDLHVDTSKRSVIAYLESKESDSYKNFEKVAEEFRDDCQFHVGFGDASAKERQTGDNIVFRPQNKGSEAELIYMGDLNNFDLMKTWISDKCIPLVREITFENAEELTEEGLPFLLLFYHPDDRASIDLYKSEVGKQLMQEKGSINFLIADGLKFSHPLHHLGKGPEDLPLIAIDSFKHMYLFPKFEDIKTPGKLQKFVADLHSGKLHREFHHGPDPEEQTGTPDTDDAAATGVDTDNTGTETQPETDKPDSRKSGSGSSKKEQTSPPETVFKKLAPSYNRYTLLRDEL; encoded by the exons ATGTGGAATCTGGTGCAGATGTGGCTTTTTTGCCTTTTAGTG GCCTTTttccaatttcatttttcgctaTCTGGCCATGTAGTGCAGCTTAACGGCCAAAACTTCGATCAGACTCTCG CCGAGAACAAGGTGGTTTTTGTCAATTTTTACGCAGACTG GTGCAGATTTAGTCAGATGCTGGCTCCAGTTTTTGAACAAGCCTCCGACATTGTCAAGGAAGAATATCCG AGTGGTGTAGTGATGGGAAGAGTGGACTGCGAAGCTGAACAGGAAATTGCACAAAGATTTCACATCACAAAATACCCAACGTTGAAAATGTGGAGAAATGCACAG GTGACAAGAAGAGAATACAGGGGCCAGAGATCTGTTGATGCCTTCTCAAACTATATCAGAGAGCAAATGAGAATCAAAGTCCAGGAATTTCATACTCTTAGTGATCTCCATGTTGAT ACCTCTAAGAGAAGTGTCATTGCATACTTGGAAAGTAAAGAGAGTGATAGTTACAAGAATTTTGAGAAG GTTGCAGAGGAGTTTAGAGATGATTGCCAGTTCCATGTTGGATTTGG TGATGCATCTGCTAAAGAACGGCAAACTGGAGATAACATTGTTTTTAGACCACAAAAT AAAGGTTCAGAAGCAGAGTTGATATATATGGGAGATCTTAACAACTTTGACCTGATGAAAACATGGATATCAGACAAGTGCATACCCCTTGtcagggaaattacatttgagaATGCAGAGGAACTGACAGAGGAAGGTCTTCCATTTCTCCTTCTATTTTATCATCCTGATGACAGAGCTAGCATTGATTTGTACAAATCAGAAGTTGGGAAACAACTTATGCAAGAGAAAG GTAGTATCAACTTTCTCATTGCTGATGGCTTGAAATTTTCACATCCATTGCACCATTTAGGAAAAGGACCAGAG GATCTACCATTGATAGCTATTGACAGCTTCAAACACATGTATCTTTTTCCCAAGTTTGAAGACATCAA AACACCAGGAAAGCTTCAGAAGTTTGTGGCTGATTTGCATTCTGGAAAGCTTCACAGGGAGTTTCACCATGGACCAGATCCTGAAGAACAAACG GGGACTCCAGATACTGACGATGCTGCTGCAACTGGAGTGGACACAGACAACACTGGCACAGAAACACAACCTGAAACAGACAAGCCAGATTCTAGAAAATCTGGCAGTGGATCAAGCAAGAAAGAACAGACCTCACCACCAGAAACAGTGTTCAAAAAGCTTGCACCAAGTTACAATAGATACACTTTACTTAGGGATGAATTGTGA